One genomic segment of Desmodus rotundus isolate HL8 chromosome 5, HLdesRot8A.1, whole genome shotgun sequence includes these proteins:
- the IZUMO1R gene encoding sperm-egg fusion protein Juno, with the protein MDWWWQLLVGLWIVTPVWAEDKLLNVCMKAKHHKQEPSPEDQLYEECIPWKDNACCTAKTSWEAHLDVSLLYNFSLVHCGLMMPDCQKHFIQAICFYECSPNLGPWIQKVGRLSWEVAPRGQGERVLAAPLCREDCEQWWADCRTSYTCRSNWHSGWDWSRGKSRCPARAPCRPFPHYFPTPADLCEKIWSNSFKASPEHRNSGRCLQKWFEPSQGNPNVAVAHLFTSPAPSWELSWALMVFSLLLLFLS; encoded by the exons ATGGACTGGTGGTGGCAGCTCTTGGTAGGGCTGTGGATAGTCACACCCGTCTGGGCTGAGGACAAGCTGCTCAACGTCTGCATGAAGGCCAAGCACCACAAGCAAGAGCCCAGCCCAGAAGACCAGCTCTACGAGGAG TGCATCCCCTGGAAGGACAATGCCTGCTGCACAGCTAAAACAAGCTGGGAAGCCCACCTGGATGTGTCCCTGCTCTACAACTTCAGCCTCGTTCACTGTGGATTGATGATGCCTGACTGTCAGAAGCACTTCATCCAGGCCATCTGCTTCTATGAGTGCTCCCCAAACCTGGGGCCTTGGATCCAGAAGGTAGGAAGACTGAgctggg AGGTGGCCCCAAGGGGCCAGGGAGAGCGAGTTTTGGCTGCACCACTATGCCGGGAGGACTGTGAGCAGTGGTGGGCGGACTGCCGCACATCCTACACTTGCAGATCCAACTGGCACAGCGGCTGGGACTGGAGTCGGG GGAAGAGCCGCTGTCCAGCAAGGGCCCCCTGCCGTCCTTTCCCCCATTACTTCCCCACCCCGGCTGACTTGTGTGAGAAGATTTGGAGCAACTCCTTCAAGGCCAGCCCTGAGCATAGGAACAGCGGGCGGTGTCTGCAGAAGTGGTTTGAGCCTTCTCAGGGCAACCCCAATGTGGCCGTGGCCCATCTCTTCACTAGCCCTGCCCCATCCTGGGAACTCTCCTGGGCTCTCATggtcttctctctgctcctgttATTTCTTTCCTGA